In Hevea brasiliensis isolate MT/VB/25A 57/8 chromosome 13, ASM3005281v1, whole genome shotgun sequence, a single genomic region encodes these proteins:
- the LOC110659711 gene encoding probable beta-1,4-xylosyltransferase IRX10L: MKIWKLVFVGILCYAAFASTVGAVKLGRSQPTERISGSAGDVLEDDPVGRLKVFVYELPSKYNKKILQKDPRCLTHMFAAEIFMHRFLLSSPVRTLNPEEADWFYTPVYTTCDLTPNGLPLPFKSPRIMRSAIQLISSNWPYWNRTEGADHFFVVPHDFGACFHYLEVKAIERGILHLLQRATLVQTFGQRNHVCLKEGSITVPPYAPPQKMQAHLIPEKTPRSIFVYFRGLFYDVGNDPEGGYYARGARAAVWENFKDNPLFDISTEHPTTYYEDMQRAVFCLCPLGWAPWSPRLVEAVIFGCIPVIIADDIVLPFADAIPWEEIGVFVDEKDVPNLDTILTSIPPEVILRKQRLLANPSMKQAMLFPQPAQPGDAFHQVLNGLARKLPHVKSIYLKPGEKILNWTAGPVGDLKPW; encoded by the exons ATGAAGATTTGGAAATTGGTTTTTGTTGGGATTCTCTGCTATGCTGCCTTTGCATCGACTGTTGGTGCTGTGAAGCTGGGCAGGAGTCAACCCACTGAGAGGATTTCAG GTAGCGCTGGTGATGTTTTGGAAGATGATCCTGTGGGCAGACTAAAAGTTTTTGTTTATGAACTTCCAAGCAAATACAACAAGAAGATTCTGCAAAAGGATCCAAGATGCCTCACCCACATGTTTGCTGCTGAGATATTTATGCATCGGTTTCTCTTATCTAGCCCTGTTCGAACGCTCAATCCTGAGGAAGCTGATTGGTTTTATACCCCTGTATACACCACTTGTGACTTGACACCAAATGGCCTCCCTTTGCCTTTTAAATCACCAAGAATTATGAGAAGTGCTATCCAGCTTATTTCTTCAAACTGGCCTTATTGGAATCGGACTGAAGGAGCTGATCACTTTTTTGTTGTGCCCCATGACTTTGGAGCATGCTTCCATTATCTA GAAGTGAAGGCAATTGAAAGAGGAATTCTTCACTTGCTCCAACGTGCTACCTTGGTGCAAACTTTTGGACAACGGAATCATGTTTGCTTAAAAGAGGGCTCAATAACCGTTCCTCCATATGCCCCTCCACAGAAAATGCAAGCCCACCTTATTCCTGAGAAAACTCCTAGATCTATCTTCGTCTACTTCAGAGGGTTGTTTTATGATGTGGGAAATGACCCAGAAGGTGGCTACTATGCAAG AGGTGCTCGAGCAGCAGTGTGGGAGAACTTCAAGGACAATCCACTTTTTGACATATCCACAGAGCACCCAACTACATACTATGAAGACATGCAACGAGCTGTGTTTTGTTTGTGTCCACTTGGCTGGGCCCCCTGGAGTCCAAGATTGGTTGAAGCAGTTATATTTGGTTGCATTCCTGTCATCATagcagatgatattgttttacCCTTTGCTGATGCAATACCATGGGAAGAGATTGGGGTATTTGTTGATGAGAAAGATGTACCCAACTTGGACACCATTCTGACTTCAATCCCGCCTGAAGTAATACTGAGGAAGCAGAGATTACTCGCAAACCCTTCAATGAAGCAGGCAATGCTATTCCCACAACCTGCTCAACCAGGAGATGCTTTCCATCAAGTTCTGAATGGACTTGCACGTAAACTGCCACATGTCAAAAGTATTTACTTGAAGCCAGGTGAGAAGATCTTGAACTGGACTGCAGGTCCAGTTGGTGATCTGAAGCCTTGGTAG
- the LOC110659717 gene encoding uncharacterized protein LOC110659717, giving the protein MRDGKHEHDSHASTCSPNSQLTLANLPLLSIHPLLSPRLFCLPTDSEVKKRSLGAGKMSLHALTRIQAANPTPPPSILAPVRSNAGLRAPSDRFALKSSFFSPSLHLFVASNQHQRPIASAAPRFSMRVASKQAYICRDCGYIYNERTPFEKLPDKYFCPVCGAPKRRFRPYAPSVTKNANETDVRKARKAEIQRDEAIGRALPIAIVVGVAALAGLYFYLNSSFQG; this is encoded by the exons ATGCGGGATGGGAAACATGAACATGACAGCCACGCTTCCACGTGTTCTCCAAACAGCCAATTAACACTAGCTAATTTACCTCTCCTCAGTATTCACCCACTCTTATCTCCTCGTCTCTTCTGTTTGCCTACAGATTCTGAAGTAAAGAAAAGAAGCTTAGGTGCTGGAAAAATGTCCCTGCATGCGCTAACAAGGATTCAGGCCGCAAACCCTACACCACCACCTTCTATTTTAGCTCCTGTTCGCAGTAATGCTGGGCTCAGGGCACCATCCGATCGTTTTGCTCTGAAATCTTCCTTCTTTTCCCCATCGCTCCACCTCTTCGTTGCTTCCAATCAACATCAGCGGCCTATTGCATCTGCAGCTCCAAGATTCTCCATGCGTGTTGCCTCCAAGCAAGCCTATATTTGTCGCGATTGCGG GTATATTTACAATGAAAGGACTCCCTTCGAGAAACTGCCTGACAAGTACTTCTGCCCTG TTTGTGGTGCTCCTAAAAGGAGATTTAGACCATATGCACCTTCTGTGACCAAAAATGCTAATGAAACTGATGTTAGAAAAGCACGCAAAGCTGAAATCCAGAGAGATGAAGCAATTGG GCGGgcattgccaattgcaattgtgGTTGGAGTTGCAGCCCTTGCTGGTTTATATTTCTACCTCAATAGC